One part of the Olleya sp. YS genome encodes these proteins:
- the hemW gene encoding radical SAM family heme chaperone HemW — MSGIYIHIPFCKQACHYCDFHFSTSLKKKDQLIFALVKELELRKDEFKNTTVETIYFGGGTPSLLSFDELQLLIDTVYKNYQVIENPEITLEANPDDLVIYNVSLSAVEVQNKYKSVFENYKRIGINRLSIGIQSFHEKDLKLMNRAHNVQEAKQCLEIATQYYDNISIDLIYGIPNSTNSEWLDNIKTALIFGVPHISSYALTVEPKTALASFIDKGIIDNVDDDLAHEQFHILIEELEQAGFDHYELSNFGKTGYYSKNNSAYWLGKPYLGIGPSAHSFNGEQRGWNVKNNTMYIKKIESEELPIDIETLTKTDKYNEYVMTGLRTIWGVSLEKIEIQFGKTFLEYLLHQSKQYINKQLLYIEDNNLKTTKKGKFLSDGIASDLFKII, encoded by the coding sequence ATGTCAGGCATCTACATCCACATACCATTTTGCAAGCAAGCTTGTCATTATTGCGACTTCCATTTTTCAACTTCTTTAAAGAAAAAAGACCAGCTGATTTTTGCGTTAGTAAAAGAGTTAGAGCTACGTAAAGATGAGTTTAAAAATACCACTGTGGAAACTATTTATTTTGGAGGTGGGACTCCAAGTTTATTGTCTTTTGACGAATTACAATTGTTAATTGATACAGTCTACAAAAACTATCAGGTTATAGAAAACCCAGAAATTACGCTTGAAGCGAATCCTGATGATTTAGTTATCTATAATGTCTCACTGAGCGCAGTCGAAGTGCAAAACAAGTACAAATCGGTTTTTGAGAACTATAAAAGAATAGGAATCAACAGATTATCAATCGGCATCCAATCGTTTCATGAAAAAGATTTAAAACTCATGAATCGTGCACACAACGTGCAAGAAGCAAAACAATGCTTAGAAATAGCAACGCAATATTACGATAATATTAGTATAGACTTGATTTATGGTATTCCTAACAGCACAAATTCAGAATGGTTAGACAATATTAAAACAGCGCTCATCTTTGGTGTGCCACACATTTCAAGTTATGCATTAACAGTAGAGCCTAAAACAGCATTAGCAAGTTTTATAGACAAAGGAATTATAGATAATGTCGATGACGATTTGGCGCATGAACAGTTTCATATATTAATTGAGGAATTAGAGCAAGCAGGTTTTGACCATTATGAGTTGTCTAATTTTGGTAAAACAGGCTATTACAGTAAGAATAATAGTGCCTATTGGTTAGGCAAACCGTATTTGGGTATTGGACCTTCTGCACACAGTTTTAATGGAGAACAACGTGGTTGGAATGTCAAAAACAATACTATGTATATCAAAAAAATTGAATCTGAAGAATTACCAATAGACATTGAAACACTAACTAAAACAGATAAGTACAACGAATATGTCATGACTGGATTGCGTACTATTTGGGGTGTGTCGCTTGAAAAAATAGAAATTCAATTTGGGAAAACTTTTTTGGAATACTTGTTGCACCAATCTAAGCAATACATAAATAAACAATTGTTGTATATTGAGGATAACAATTTAAAAACAACTAAAAAAGGCAAATTTTTAAGCGATGGAATTGCTTCAGATTTGTTTAAAATTATCTAA
- the ruvC gene encoding crossover junction endodeoxyribonuclease RuvC produces the protein MSKEQIILGIDPGTTIMGFGLIKVENKKMTFLQLNELDLKKYDDHYLKLKLIFERTIELIDTHHPDEIAIEAPFFGKNVQSMLKLGRAQGVAMAAGLSREVPITEYSPKKIKMAVTGNGNASKEQVAKMLQSLLGIKKLPKNLDAMDGLGAAVCHFYNQGRVTIGKSYTGWSAFVKENEKRVKK, from the coding sequence ATGAGTAAAGAACAAATTATATTAGGAATAGATCCTGGAACAACCATAATGGGTTTTGGCTTGATTAAAGTCGAAAACAAAAAAATGACGTTTTTGCAGCTAAATGAGTTGGACCTTAAAAAGTACGACGACCATTACCTAAAACTGAAACTGATTTTTGAACGCACTATAGAATTAATTGACACGCATCATCCAGATGAAATTGCAATTGAAGCACCTTTTTTTGGGAAGAACGTACAAAGTATGCTTAAATTAGGACGTGCTCAAGGTGTTGCTATGGCTGCAGGATTAAGCAGAGAAGTCCCAATTACCGAGTATTCTCCAAAAAAAATAAAAATGGCTGTAACAGGAAACGGAAATGCTAGTAAAGAACAAGTCGCTAAAATGCTACAAAGTCTATTAGGAATTAAAAAATTACCAAAAAACTTAGATGCAATGGATGGTCTTGGCGCTGCTGTTTGTCATTTTTATAACCAAGGACGAGTTACAATTGGTAAAAGTTACACAGGTTGGAGTGCTTTTGTTAAGGAGAATGAGAAGCGCGTTAAGAAGTAA
- a CDS encoding cell envelope biogenesis protein OmpA: MANAQIETSKWKALIAVGFNSPSQDGLVNPFEANSMNFPTINLGVQHMFTPQLGAKVDFGYNRFANADNTPEFKTNYSRINAQFIYDATRDFTFLPFGTGLVFHVGPGYSMIKPLGNYGDNKTSFLNAMGGLEFHVGISQTVSAFVDGSYILGFGDTFDPITEGFGSFNGNMLTVTVGVAVSLSGCYTCN; this comes from the coding sequence TTGGCAAATGCCCAAATTGAAACCAGTAAATGGAAAGCTTTAATTGCTGTGGGTTTTAATAGTCCATCTCAAGACGGATTAGTTAATCCGTTTGAAGCAAATAGCATGAATTTTCCAACCATTAATTTAGGAGTGCAGCATATGTTTACACCGCAATTAGGTGCTAAAGTAGATTTTGGTTATAATCGTTTTGCCAATGCAGATAACACACCAGAATTTAAAACTAATTATTCACGCATCAATGCTCAATTTATATATGATGCTACAAGAGATTTTACGTTTTTACCTTTTGGAACAGGACTCGTTTTTCATGTAGGACCTGGTTACTCAATGATAAAGCCTTTAGGGAATTATGGAGATAATAAAACCTCATTTTTAAATGCAATGGGTGGATTAGAGTTTCATGTTGGAATAAGCCAAACTGTTTCTGCATTTGTAGATGGCTCGTATATTTTAGGATTTGGCGATACTTTTGATCCCATCACAGAGGGTTTTGGGTCTTTTAATGGAAATATGTTGACTGTAACTGTTGGAGTAGCAGTGTCTTTAAGTGGTTGTTATACCTGTAATTAA
- a CDS encoding lysylphosphatidylglycerol synthase domain-containing protein produces the protein MYSNLPYKTKQFFFVLIKLSIVVGAFYFIYQKLLKNDTLDFNRFLSFLSKNELFSVKNVIFLLFLTILNWFFEIIKWRYLVSKIKRLSVLEATEQSLGALTASLFTPNRIGEYGAKAIYYAKPHRKRILLLNLISNMMQMSITVILGVIGAAFLFQNYKIELDYFRLSRGLIVVFIIACLTFFGVKQNKYRIKGFLIEKIRDFVFNLGANFLIFGLFLSLVRYAIFSFQFYVILSLLGLDLGYFDAMIIITSMYLLASIIPTISIFDVVIKGSVAIYLFGLAGVEELPVLSCVFLMWILNFAIPSIFGSYYVLNFNLPKTKN, from the coding sequence ATGTATAGCAACTTGCCTTACAAAACTAAACAATTCTTTTTTGTACTTATTAAATTAAGTATAGTTGTTGGTGCTTTTTATTTTATTTATCAAAAACTTTTGAAAAACGATACTTTAGATTTTAATCGTTTTTTGTCTTTTTTGAGCAAAAATGAGCTGTTTTCAGTTAAAAATGTCATTTTTTTGCTGTTTTTAACGATTTTAAACTGGTTTTTTGAAATAATTAAATGGCGATATTTAGTCTCTAAAATAAAACGACTATCTGTTTTAGAAGCAACAGAACAAAGTTTAGGTGCTTTAACCGCTTCCCTATTTACGCCAAACCGAATTGGAGAATATGGTGCCAAAGCTATTTATTATGCAAAACCACACAGAAAACGCATCTTACTATTAAACCTAATTAGTAACATGATGCAAATGAGTATTACCGTTATTTTAGGTGTGATTGGAGCTGCCTTTTTATTTCAAAATTATAAGATTGAATTAGATTACTTTAGGTTATCAAGAGGATTAATTGTTGTTTTTATAATAGCATGCCTTACTTTTTTTGGTGTTAAGCAAAACAAGTATAGAATTAAAGGGTTCCTTATTGAAAAAATTCGTGATTTTGTATTTAATTTAGGTGCTAATTTTTTAATTTTTGGGTTGTTTTTATCTCTTGTTAGGTACGCTATTTTTTCTTTTCAATTTTATGTAATTCTTTCGTTATTAGGACTTGATTTAGGATATTTTGACGCGATGATTATTATTACCAGTATGTATCTTTTAGCGTCCATCATTCCAACCATTTCTATTTTTGATGTGGTTATCAAAGGAAGCGTTGCCATTTATTTATTTGGTTTAGCTGGTGTTGAAGAACTTCCTGTATTGAGTTGTGTCTTTTTAATGTGGATTTTAAATTTTGCCATCCCAAGTATATTTGGTAGCTATTACGTGCTAAATTTTAATTTACCAAAAACTAAAAATTAA
- a CDS encoding glycosyltransferase — MIIAFIIVILLYLFLIGSFVLGFDKVKTIRLSDIIPKTKFTVIIPFRNEAEHLPELLESILKLNYPKDLFEIIFVDDASEDDSVAQIMRFLSYVQNDSKLLNNIRVSYSPKKDAIALAIQHAKSKWIITTDADCILPKYWLDSYNEFIQKNSAKLIAGPVTYSLNKGFLNAFQTLDFLSLIGATIGGFGLNKPFLCNGANLAYQKDFFESVNGFEGNTTIASGDDIFLLEKALKTDKNAVQYLKCEQAIVTTKPQASLKLLLAQRLRWASKTSNYSNNFAKLVGLIVLLANALIVVGFVLALMGLLKVKAFAYLFFIKIAIDFLLIYKTSQFFNKENVLKHYTWSCLAYPFFSVYIAFISMFMTYKWKGRTFKK, encoded by the coding sequence ATGATTATTGCTTTTATCATCGTCATTTTACTATATTTATTTTTAATAGGCAGTTTTGTATTAGGTTTTGATAAAGTAAAAACAATTAGACTATCAGATATAATACCCAAAACGAAGTTTACAGTTATCATTCCGTTTAGAAATGAAGCTGAGCATTTACCAGAATTATTAGAGTCTATTTTAAAATTAAATTATCCCAAAGACTTATTTGAAATCATTTTTGTGGATGATGCTTCAGAAGATGATTCAGTTGCACAAATCATGCGATTTCTCAGCTATGTTCAAAATGACTCAAAACTTTTAAATAATATACGTGTATCTTATTCACCTAAAAAAGATGCGATTGCTTTAGCGATACAACACGCAAAATCTAAATGGATTATAACTACAGATGCCGATTGTATTTTACCTAAATATTGGTTGGATAGTTACAATGAGTTCATCCAAAAAAACTCTGCTAAATTGATTGCTGGACCTGTAACCTACAGTCTTAATAAAGGATTTTTAAACGCGTTTCAAACCTTAGATTTTTTAAGTTTAATTGGTGCTACTATTGGTGGATTTGGATTGAATAAACCGTTTTTATGTAATGGAGCTAACTTAGCGTATCAAAAAGACTTTTTTGAAAGCGTCAATGGATTTGAAGGTAATACTACTATAGCTAGTGGTGACGACATTTTCTTACTAGAAAAAGCTTTAAAAACAGATAAAAACGCAGTACAGTATTTAAAATGTGAGCAAGCTATTGTCACCACAAAACCACAAGCCTCTTTAAAACTTTTATTAGCACAACGCTTACGTTGGGCAAGTAAAACCAGTAATTACAGTAATAATTTTGCTAAACTAGTTGGGTTAATAGTTTTGCTAGCAAATGCTTTAATAGTTGTTGGATTCGTTTTAGCGCTAATGGGTTTATTGAAAGTAAAAGCTTTTGCCTATCTGTTTTTTATTAAAATAGCGATTGATTTTTTATTAATATACAAAACCAGTCAGTTTTTTAATAAAGAAAATGTTCTGAAACATTATACTTGGAGCTGTTTAGCATATCCCTTTTTTAGTGTTTATATTGCTTTTATATCTATGTTTATGACCTATAAATGGAAAGGTCGCACGTTCAAGAAATAG
- a CDS encoding Bax inhibitor-1/YccA family protein, producing MGYLDKTSNPAFSNYFWNTSSGSFKKMTVTGILLKTLFCLLVITSIVVAIWKLYANGTNIKWFATGGMLGAIIISIVISVRQHWAHILVPLYAVAKGFFLGGITAYAQASFPNLPYQAIGVTLVTFFVVLFLYQTRLIVVTNKVKSLIITVCTSIFVVYLISWILGFFGIKSFIWGTSWLAIGFNIFAAIFAALSLLLDFDYIERQKNRAPKYKEWMATWGLLVTIVWLYVEILRLMKKFAIRF from the coding sequence ATGGGTTATTTAGATAAGACTTCTAATCCTGCATTTTCTAATTATTTTTGGAATACTAGTAGTGGATCTTTTAAAAAAATGACCGTTACTGGTATTTTATTAAAAACACTATTCTGCTTATTAGTTATTACAAGTATTGTGGTTGCTATCTGGAAATTATACGCTAACGGAACCAATATTAAATGGTTTGCAACTGGTGGCATGCTTGGAGCAATAATAATTAGTATTGTGATTTCTGTGAGGCAACATTGGGCACACATTTTAGTACCATTATATGCTGTAGCTAAAGGATTTTTTCTTGGCGGAATTACTGCCTACGCACAAGCTAGTTTTCCTAATTTACCTTATCAAGCTATAGGTGTCACTCTAGTGACCTTTTTTGTGGTCTTATTTTTATATCAAACACGACTTATTGTTGTGACCAACAAAGTAAAAAGTTTGATTATAACCGTTTGTACCAGCATTTTTGTAGTTTACTTAATATCTTGGATTTTAGGCTTTTTTGGTATTAAATCTTTTATTTGGGGAACCTCTTGGTTAGCTATTGGCTTTAATATTTTTGCAGCCATTTTTGCAGCTTTATCTTTATTGTTAGATTTTGATTACATCGAAAGACAAAAAAACAGAGCGCCTAAGTATAAAGAATGGATGGCAACTTGGGGACTATTAGTGACAATCGTATGGCTATATGTAGAGATATTAAGATTGATGAAGAAGTTTGCTATTAGATTTTAA
- a CDS encoding PDZ domain-containing protein, whose protein sequence is MKRILPVLILFLSITNVSVSQDTVNCKKTCIMDKVVYDTAYLGVHFGSPCDKENKTDKGVIILKVIDSTSAADNSLQAYDIVLAVNGLEVNRRGDAINAIKAYNPFDTVRFTINREGKTIYKSIVLGAKNTTIVQEEICCDDATSSLSKDNISIFPNPAVSQLNVSFKQVVQGEYDFAIYMTNGVLVKEYKKRFSTGNLNEDINVDKLEDGVYVLKISKDSATYSNLFVVKRN, encoded by the coding sequence ATGAAAAGAATTTTACCAGTACTCATCTTGTTTTTAAGCATAACAAATGTGTCTGTTTCACAAGACACAGTTAACTGTAAAAAAACATGTATTATGGATAAAGTAGTTTATGACACAGCCTATTTGGGTGTGCATTTTGGTAGTCCTTGCGATAAAGAAAACAAAACTGATAAAGGAGTCATAATATTAAAAGTTATTGATAGTACTTCAGCAGCAGATAATAGTTTACAAGCTTATGATATAGTTTTAGCTGTAAACGGTTTAGAAGTTAATAGACGTGGTGATGCTATTAATGCTATAAAAGCATATAACCCTTTTGATACCGTTCGTTTTACAATTAACAGAGAAGGCAAAACAATATATAAATCCATTGTTTTAGGAGCAAAAAACACAACAATTGTACAAGAAGAAATTTGTTGTGACGACGCAACATCATCTTTATCTAAAGATAATATTTCTATTTTCCCAAATCCAGCTGTTAGTCAGCTTAACGTGTCTTTTAAACAAGTTGTACAAGGTGAGTATGACTTTGCAATTTATATGACTAATGGCGTACTTGTTAAAGAATATAAGAAGCGATTTTCTACTGGAAATCTAAATGAAGACATTAATGTAGACAAGTTAGAAGATGGTGTGTATGTTTTAAAAATTAGTAAAGACAGTGCCACTTATTCTAATCTATTTGTGGTTAAAAGAAATTAA
- a CDS encoding DUF456 domain-containing protein, with protein MDIFLTIIGVFFMVLGLVGSLLPVLPGPPLSWIGLLFLYMTDAVPNDTLFLVITLLVALLIFTLDYIIPAIGTKRYGGSKAGMIGTTIGLILGMLLPIPGGIIIGPFIGAFIGEKSNNANSDKALRAAFGSFLGFVAGTFLKFVIAIIYFGFFISTFWKYKHLML; from the coding sequence ATGGATATTTTTTTAACTATAATAGGTGTGTTTTTTATGGTTTTAGGCTTAGTTGGAAGTCTATTACCTGTTTTACCTGGTCCACCATTAAGTTGGATTGGTTTACTGTTTCTATACATGACAGATGCTGTACCTAATGACACTCTTTTTTTAGTCATCACTTTACTAGTAGCTTTACTTATTTTTACTTTAGATTACATAATTCCAGCAATAGGCACTAAACGTTATGGAGGTAGTAAAGCTGGAATGATTGGAACAACAATTGGGCTAATTCTTGGAATGCTTTTACCCATTCCTGGCGGTATAATTATTGGACCTTTTATAGGTGCATTTATTGGTGAAAAATCTAATAATGCTAATTCGGACAAAGCTTTAAGAGCTGCATTTGGTTCCTTTTTAGGCTTTGTAGCTGGTACATTTTTAAAATTTGTTATCGCTATTATATACTTTGGATTTTTTATTTCAACCTTCTGGAAATACAAACACCTAATGCTATAA
- a CDS encoding response regulator, protein MDNTVLKILMVDDHPMIIEGYQHTLLATKKENQTLEIDIATDCDSALAAIKKSKSIGKPYNIYFFDISIPESKDGIYKSGEDLAKYVKQTQPEAKVVILTMFNEVYRIHSIIRSINPEGFLIKSDLTSSELASAFEVIQNRPPFYTGTINNIIKRSIFNPIEVDEINHKMLHFLSLGVRTKDLVGHLGITLSAIEKRKKNLKELFAVEDGKDETLIRIAKEKGYI, encoded by the coding sequence ATGGATAACACAGTTTTAAAAATATTAATGGTAGATGACCATCCTATGATTATAGAGGGTTATCAACATACTTTATTAGCCACTAAAAAAGAGAATCAAACGCTAGAGATAGATATTGCTACAGATTGCGATTCGGCTTTAGCAGCCATTAAAAAATCAAAAAGCATTGGTAAGCCATATAATATCTATTTTTTTGATATCAGTATTCCAGAATCTAAAGATGGGATTTATAAATCTGGAGAAGATTTAGCAAAATATGTCAAACAGACTCAGCCTGAAGCTAAGGTTGTAATACTTACCATGTTTAACGAAGTTTATAGGATACACAGTATTATAAGAAGTATTAATCCTGAAGGGTTTTTGATAAAAAGTGATTTAACGTCTAGTGAGTTAGCTAGTGCATTTGAAGTTATACAAAATAGACCACCCTTTTACACAGGAACCATAAATAACATTATTAAACGCAGTATTTTCAACCCAATAGAGGTGGACGAAATAAACCACAAAATGCTACATTTTTTATCCTTGGGTGTAAGGACCAAAGATCTAGTTGGACATTTAGGCATAACGTTAAGTGCAATTGAGAAACGTAAAAAAAACCTAAAAGAACTATTTGCAGTTGAGGATGGAAAAGACGAAACCTTAATCAGAATAGCTAAAGAAAAGGGCTATATTTAA
- a CDS encoding sensor histidine kinase: protein MYLYQDDIRSLKTINKENLFLAEKIKDSSSIADANYILGYAFHEEIKLDSAYYYYYKATKVYNLIKDYTKEGEVLLNMADIQKSERDFIGAEINAITAKKIFERLPKTPNNLDTLWSIHNLLAVISSELELYDKALDYHKLAIEYADKMTNGQYYKLYSNSNIASTYRKKGDFIKAAKEFNEILQNKELELSDPSSFSIITANLAYSRFLIDKEDLSINDLFVKSLKVSRELNDVNALMSSGAYYAEYLTSIGKIDSAKYYNNLSYNIAKKSKANNFILQTLKTKATIDKDSSRVFLNEYIKLSDSLVLAERSIRNKFARIEFETDEIIQENQQISKQRLWLIITSIGLLATLFFLYIIKSQREKNKELQLERQQQEANEEIYNLMLSQQDKIDEARSLEKNRISKDIHDGILGKLFGVRLSLDGLNLSTTPEATQKRSTYISELKNIEEEIRKVSHELNSDFIQQSGYLDIIKTLVDTQMTAYNIKYTLTADETINWDALNNKIKIHVYRILQETMQNAYKHAKATMVDISFKFDKNILTLTISDNGEGFDLQKAKKGIGLKNIDSRIQEINGKLDIKTQKNQGTTIIINVPTLNN from the coding sequence TTGTATCTTTATCAAGATGATATTAGAAGCCTCAAAACAATCAACAAAGAAAATTTATTTTTAGCAGAGAAAATAAAAGATTCATCTTCAATTGCAGACGCAAATTATATATTAGGTTATGCATTTCATGAAGAAATAAAACTTGATAGCGCTTATTATTATTATTATAAAGCAACTAAAGTTTATAATTTAATAAAGGACTATACTAAAGAAGGTGAAGTTCTTTTAAATATGGCAGATATACAAAAATCTGAAAGAGATTTTATTGGAGCTGAAATAAATGCAATTACAGCAAAGAAAATTTTTGAAAGATTACCTAAAACACCAAATAACTTAGATACTTTATGGTCAATTCACAATTTATTGGCTGTAATTTCAAGTGAACTAGAATTATATGATAAAGCTTTAGATTATCATAAATTAGCAATTGAATATGCAGATAAAATGACTAACGGTCAATATTACAAATTGTATTCTAACAGTAATATTGCTTCTACATATAGAAAAAAAGGTGATTTTATAAAGGCAGCTAAAGAATTTAATGAAATTCTTCAAAATAAAGAATTAGAACTTAGCGATCCTTCTTCATTTTCTATAATTACTGCAAATTTAGCATATTCAAGATTTTTGATAGATAAAGAAGATTTAAGTATTAATGACTTATTTGTAAAATCTTTAAAAGTTTCAAGAGAATTGAATGACGTAAACGCTTTAATGTCTTCTGGAGCTTATTATGCTGAATATTTAACCTCAATTGGAAAAATTGACTCTGCAAAATATTATAACAACTTATCATATAATATTGCTAAGAAATCAAAAGCTAACAATTTTATACTTCAGACTCTCAAAACAAAAGCTACAATAGATAAAGACTCTTCAAGAGTGTTTTTAAATGAGTATATAAAGCTAAGTGATAGTTTAGTTTTAGCCGAGCGATCTATTAGAAACAAATTTGCCAGAATAGAATTTGAAACTGATGAAATAATCCAAGAAAACCAGCAAATATCTAAGCAACGATTATGGTTAATTATTACCTCAATCGGGTTGTTAGCAACTCTATTTTTTCTATACATTATAAAATCTCAAAGAGAAAAAAATAAAGAACTTCAATTAGAACGTCAACAACAAGAGGCTAACGAAGAAATTTATAACCTCATGCTTTCTCAACAAGACAAAATAGATGAAGCCAGAAGTTTAGAGAAAAATAGAATTTCTAAAGATATACATGATGGTATTTTAGGGAAATTATTTGGAGTCCGATTAAGCTTGGATGGTCTTAACCTTAGTACAACTCCAGAAGCTACACAAAAACGAAGTACTTACATAAGCGAGCTTAAAAATATTGAAGAAGAAATTAGAAAGGTGTCACACGAGCTGAATTCAGATTTTATACAGCAATCAGGTTATTTAGACATCATCAAAACGTTAGTTGATACGCAAATGACTGCTTATAACATTAAGTATACTTTGACAGCAGACGAAACTATTAATTGGGATGCTTTAAATAATAAAATAAAAATACACGTGTATCGTATTTTGCAAGAAACTATGCAAAATGCTTATAAACACGCAAAAGCGACGATGGTCGATATTTCGTTTAAGTTTGATAAAAATATTTTAACTTTAACTATCTCTGATAATGGAGAAGGTTTTGATTTGCAAAAAGCTAAAAAAGGTATAGGTCTAAAAAATATAGACTCCAGAATACAAGAAATAAACGGTAAATTAGATATTAAAACCCAGAAAAATCAAGGCACGACAATAATAATTAATGTCCCAACATTAAATAATTAA
- a CDS encoding DUF58 domain-containing protein — translation MNLQNELNKAGGFKNLEHLARQVVEGFISGMHKSPFHGFSAEFAEHKIYNQGENTRHIDWKLFAKTDKLYTKRYDDETNLRCHIIIDNSSSMHYPKMDRFSLDYLNKIAFSALASASLMHILKKQRDAVGLSIYSDAYDFYSSEKGSERHHQMLLNTLEESVISRPLNKQTETYQYLHEIAEKIHRRSLIFVFTDMFQTNEDEVKLFEALQHLKHNKHEVVLFHVFDKDKELTFDFDNKPKRFIDVETGEHINLYANQVKENYEKAIVDFFDELKMKCLQYKIKYVEADINQSFDKILTTYLVERQKFL, via the coding sequence ATGAATCTTCAAAACGAACTAAATAAAGCAGGCGGATTTAAAAACCTAGAGCACTTAGCAAGGCAAGTGGTAGAAGGTTTTATTTCTGGAATGCATAAAAGTCCGTTTCATGGGTTTTCTGCAGAATTTGCAGAACACAAAATTTATAATCAAGGCGAAAACACAAGACATATTGACTGGAAGTTGTTTGCCAAAACTGATAAACTGTACACTAAACGCTATGATGACGAGACCAATTTACGTTGTCACATTATAATAGACAATAGTAGCTCGATGCACTATCCTAAAATGGATAGATTCAGCTTAGACTACTTAAATAAAATAGCTTTTTCTGCATTAGCATCAGCGTCTTTAATGCATATTTTAAAAAAACAGCGTGATGCTGTTGGATTAAGTATTTATAGTGATGCTTACGATTTTTATTCGTCTGAAAAGGGGAGTGAGCGTCACCATCAAATGCTACTTAATACGTTAGAAGAATCTGTAATTTCAAGACCTTTAAATAAGCAAACAGAAACGTATCAATATTTACACGAAATTGCAGAGAAAATCCACAGACGGTCTCTAATATTTGTATTTACAGATATGTTTCAAACAAATGAGGATGAGGTAAAACTGTTTGAAGCTTTGCAACATTTAAAGCACAATAAACATGAAGTAGTGCTTTTTCATGTCTTTGATAAAGACAAAGAATTAACGTTTGATTTTGATAATAAACCCAAACGCTTTATTGATGTAGAAACAGGAGAGCACATTAATTTATATGCCAATCAAGTTAAAGAAAATTACGAAAAGGCTATAGTTGATTTCTTTGATGAATTGAAGATGAAATGCTTACAGTATAAAATAAAATACGTTGAAGCAGATATTAATCAGTCTTTTGATAAAATTTTGACGACTTACCTTGTTGAGCGTCAAAAATTTCTTTAA
- a CDS encoding ATP-dependent Clp protease proteolytic subunit has translation MSKKTKVQDAIDSKLLEERKVFLWGMVDDKSAKHVIDRLLYLDSLETKDITLYINSPGGYVTSGFAMYDCIKSLNSDVSTVCTGLAASMGSILLSVGAKGKRFIQPHARVMIHQPSGGARGQASDIEITAQEILKTKELSARILAENCGQTFEKVMKDFNRDHWMGADESVAYGIVDGVTK, from the coding sequence ATGAGTAAAAAGACAAAAGTTCAAGACGCAATTGACAGTAAATTATTAGAAGAACGCAAAGTGTTTTTATGGGGAATGGTAGATGACAAATCGGCAAAACATGTCATAGATAGGTTATTATATTTAGATAGTTTAGAGACCAAGGATATTACACTATATATTAATAGTCCTGGAGGTTATGTCACTTCTGGATTTGCCATGTATGATTGTATCAAATCACTAAATAGTGATGTATCTACAGTTTGTACAGGTTTAGCAGCATCTATGGGTTCAATTTTATTATCTGTTGGTGCTAAAGGGAAACGTTTTATCCAACCACATGCTAGAGTTATGATACATCAACCAAGTGGAGGTGCACGTGGACAAGCAAGTGATATTGAAATCACCGCACAAGAAATCCTAAAAACTAAAGAGCTAAGTGCACGTATATTAGCAGAAAATTGTGGGCAAACCTTTGAAAAAGTTATGAAAGATTTTAATCGTGATCATTGGATGGGAGCAGACGAGTCTGTGGCTTACGGTATTGTAGATGGAGTTACTAAATAA